The window TCTTGTAACTCAATTTTTAATTTATGAAGGAATTCATTGCGGTCAAATAATACTTTGCCAAAGAAAATCCAATCGACCACCTTTTTGTTAGAGCCAATTAACAACCATTTGCGTAATAATTTCTCTGTTACAGTATGTAAGGCTACCTTATTTCCTTCATATAAGTAGTGTTTTGTAAAAACAGGCTGCTCCGCTTCTTTCACGATTATTAGTAAGACCGTATCAAATGTATCGGTAACATTACTTTGCTCTTCGCGCTTTTCCATTAAAATAACGCCTAATGTATTCGACTGACTTGCACGTTCTTGGTATATTGGACGCAAAACTTGCTCCATGTTCAGTCCTCCTCTGTTCGTTTTGTGACCTCTTATTTCGTTAAAAATTCGACATACTCTAGAAGTATTCCTTCTTTCCTTATACTCAACGCTAAAATACTTTGTCCTTATATGTTATAGTAGATTTTAGATTGGGAGGCAAGATGCTATATGAAACCTTACAAAAGTAAAATTAATAAAATCCGTTCATTCGCATTAGCACTTATTTTTATCGGCTTTGTAGTCATGTATGGGGCCATCTTCTTTAAAAATAATCCCGTGCTTGTACTAATCTTTATGACTCTTGGCTTACTTTGTATAATCGGTAGTACAGTCGTTTACGCTTGGATTGGCCTTCTCTCAACACGAGCAGTCCAAGTACAATGCCCTAATTGTAACAAATATACAAAAGTATTAGGTCGTGTGGATATGTGTATGTATTGCAATGAACCGTTAACATTGGATCCAACACTTGAAGGAAAAGAGTTCGATCAATCTTATAACAATAAGACAAAAAAATCCTAGCCCTTAATAGAGCTAGGTTTTTTTATTGTACTTTTGCAGAAACAACTTTACACGAAGGACATGTGCCATATATTTCTAAACGATGTGAGTGCACATCAAAGCCAGTAACTTGTGAAGCAAAATGTTCAATTTCATCGAGGCCAGGGTAATGGAAGTCGACAATTTTACCACAGCATTCACAAATCATGTGATAGTGATCATTCGTTACGAAATCAAAACGACTTGAAGCATCTCCATAAGTCAGCTCCTTTACTAAACCAACTTCACGAAATACTCGCAAGTTATTGTAAACGGTAGCTACACTCATATTTGGGAATTTCCCTTCAAGTGCTTTATAAATTTCATCGGCCGTTGGATGTGCCATTGATTGTATTAAATATTCCAAAATAGCATGACGCTGAGGAGTAATACGTACACCAGTTGTTTTTAACGTGTCAAGTGCATCTTGTAAATGCGTTGCAGACATCGTCATGCACCTCTTTTCATAAGTATTATTAATTTATAATTGTTATAAATAGTGTATCGAATAAAGCTAACATCTGTCAACATTTGCCCATTTTACTTATGAAAAATTACAACTCAATACCCTCTTGACAGATCCATAATATTTTCTAAATCAATATCTCCATTAAGCCACTTTATCAAGCTTGGCTTAAATATATTTAAGCTGCGTTCAACATAACGTGAAGAATGACTTGAAATATGCGGTGATACGATAACATTCGGCAGTGTCCATAATGGACTATTCGCAGCAAGTGGCTCTTGCTCAAATACATCAAGTACTGCATAGCCAATTTCGTCAGCTTTAATTGCTTGAATTAACACCTTTTCGTCCACCAAGTTTCCACGTCCAAAATTCATGAAAATAGCATTATTTTTCATCACTTTAAAATGTTCTTCATTCCATAAATGCGTTGTCTCCGTTGTTTTTGGTAACACAGAAATGACAATATCCGCTTTAGGTAAAGCTTCTAAAAGTTTATCGAAGCTCACCATAACATCCATATATGGCGCTTCTTTTCCAGAGCGGTTACAACCGATTGTTGCCACTCCAAAAGCTTGTAGTAAACGACCAACCTCCGATCCAATCGCACCTGGCCCTAAAATTAAGGCTGTGCTATCTCGTAATTCCGTTTGTTTTCCTTTTTTTGACCACTCACTTTTCTTTTGTTGCTCATACATCCAAGGTAATGCACGTTTAATGGCTAGAATATGAGCAAGCATCGATTCCGCCATTGGTGTTTTATGAATTCCTCGAACATTTGATACTAAAATTTCTCGGTCTGCGATTGCTTGTGCTGGCATTTTTTCTACACCCGCAGAGGCAACAAAAATCCACTTGAGTTTTGTTGCGTATTGTAAAATGTCTTCATTTAAATCTTCACCGTATGTAACCAACACATCTGCTTTTTGAAGTTCCTCCGTTGATAAACTACTTTCAAATACGAAATCAACTTGTGGAAACTCCTCTACTAATGGCTCACGTAATTCTAGTCGTGGCTCAAACGTAAAATAGATTCTCATTTCGTCGCCTCCTGCTGTGCTAAAAATGTATACACTTCTTCAATATGATTTTTCACGCGTACTTTGCGCCATACTTTCATAAGATTGCCTTCTGAATCAATTAAAAACGTTGAACGTTCAATACCCATAAACTCACGTCCGTACATTTTCTTTAATACCCATACACCATAAGCTTCTGCAACTGCATGATCCTCGTCCACTAAAAGTGAGAAAGGTAGTCCATGCTTATCAATAAACTTTGTATGCTTCTTTATATCATCTGGGCTAACACCTAACACTATCGCATTTAACTGACTGAAATCATCATACTTGTCCCGGAAGTCACAAGCCTGTGTCGTACAGCCCGGTGTCATATCTTTTGGATAAAAATATAAAATAACGTTTTGCCCTTTAAAATCTGTTAAATGCACCTTTTCTCCTTTTTCATTTATAAGTGAAAAATCTGGTGCTTTTTTTCCTTCTATTAATGACATACACTCTCCTCCTCTGCACTTCCTATTTTACTCTAAGTAACATATCAAGTCATATTCCTTATTTTCTTTGGATTTCTTACACTGATAGGTCTACAATAGATTAAGAATCATTACTTAGGAGGCAATATATATGAATCACTCAAAATCTGAAGCAATACATGCAGAAGCGCTACAGCACATCGTTGGTGGTGTTAACAGCCCTTCGCGTTCTTATAAAGCAGTTGGTGGCGGTTCTCCTATCTCGATGGCACGAGGAAAAGGTGCTTATTTCTGGGATATTGACGGTAACCGTTATATCGATTATCTAGCAGCCTATGGACCTATTGTGACAGGTCACGGTCACCCACATATCGCGAAAGCCATTTCACATGCAGCTGAAAACGGCACATTATTTGGCACACCTACTGAATATGAAGTTACATTTGCCAAAATGCTAAAAGAGGCTATTCCTTCAATGGATAAAGTACGCTTCAACAACTCTGGGACTGAAGCTGTAATGACAACAATTCGTGTTGCACGTGCATACACGGGCCGTACAAAAATTATGAAATTCGCCGGCTGCTATCACGGCCACTTCGATTTAGTGTTAGTGGCTGCAGGCTCTGGACCTGCTACACTTGGTACACCTGATTCAGCAGGTGTTACTACTGCAACAGCTGAAGAAGTGATCACTGTGCCTTTTAACAATCCAGCAGCGTTTACGGACGCTATGGATAAATGGGGCGACCAAATTGCTGGTATTTTAATTGAGCCAATAGTCGGTAATTTCGGAATAGTAGAGCCAAATCCCGGCTTCTTAGAATTGGTGCATGCAACAGCACAAGCAAAAGGCGCTTTAACAATTTATGATGAAGTGATCACTGCCTTCCGCTTCCATTACGGTGGCGCTCAAAATTTACTCGGCTTAACGCCTGACCTTACTGCACTAGGGAAAGTAATAGGTGGCGGTTTACCAATCGGCGCTTATGGAGGACGTAAGGAAATTATGGATACAGTTGCTCCACTAGGTCCTGCCTATCAAGCAGGTACAATGGCAGGTAATCCCGCATCAATGCAAGCAGGGATTGCATGCTTAGAGGTATTGGCAACTCCAGGTATCTATGATGAAATGGACCGTCTTGGTGCGATTTTAGAAGAAGGTATTGTTGCTGCAGCTTCAAAACATGATGTTACAATTACAGTAAATCGTTTAAAAGGTGCCCTTACGATTTACTTCACAGATGTGAAAGTAGAAAACTATGACCAAGCGGAAAACTCAGACGGGGAAATTTTCGGACGCTTCTTTAAATTAATGCTGGAACAGGGCATTAACTTAGCCCCATCTAAATATGAAGCATGGTTTTTAACAACAGAGCATACTGAGGCAGATATTCTCGAAACAATAAAAGCTGTGGACTATGCATTTTCACAATTATAATTAAATGACAATCCGAAGGCGACTTTCCTTAGAGAGTCGCCTTTTTCATTTAGGAAAACACAAATCTATGTATTTTATAAGCACTTCCTTCTATAATGTAAAGAAGCTTAAAAATTTTAGACAGAAAGGACATCCATTTTCTATGAAATTAGGTGCCCGTGTATTTAAAACAGGTGTTGCAATTGTCTTTGCATTGTTTATTGCAGAATTGTTACATTTACCTTCACCAGTATTTGCTGGAATTGCTGCGATTTTTGCGATTCAGCCTTCAATTTATCGTTCGTATCAAACCATTGTCGAGCAAGTACAGGCAAATATAATTGGTGCAACCATTGCTGTTATTTTTGGTTTACTCTTTGGTCACCATATTGTCGCAATAGGCATTGCTGTCGTTATAACGATTGGATTCATGCTGAAATTTAAACTGGAGAAATCATTGTCATTAGCTCTTGTGACAGTGGTAGCGATTATGGAGATCCAAGGCGATGATTTCATTACATTTGGCCTAATTCGCTTTTCAACCATTTTAGTCGGCGTGTTGGCAGCTTTTGTCGTCAATTTATTTTTCTTACCACCTAAATACGAGGTGAAACTGTTCCGTAAAATTTATTTTTTACAAGATGATATTATTCGTTGGACACGACTCGCTGTTCGTCAGGCTTCCGAGCATACATCTACAAAAGCAGCTATCAGTAAATTCAAAGATCGTATGTTACGCGTCGATACATTGTATGATTTTTATAAAGAAGAACGTAATTACATTAAAAATAAAAAGTTCGTGAAAGTGAGAAAGCTGGTAGTGTACCGACAAATGATTACAACGTCGAAGAAAAGTTTGGAGCTCTTACATCGTTTGCATAAACATGAAAATGAAATTGCCCATCTACCAACACAGTTCCATTTAATGATTCAAGAACGATTAGATTTTCTCCTCACCTATCATGAACAGCTATTATTAAAGTACACAGGCAAATTAAAACCCGAGCATTCTGAATGGAGCAAGCATATTGATTATGTCCAGCGTAATGAATTGATGGAGATTTTCATTAAACAAGTGTCATATGCTCGTGAAGAAGGAGATACTGAGTTTTCAAGCTATCACCTCCTATATATCTTATCGCGCATTTTAGATTACGAGGAAAACCTAGAGCATTTGGACACATTGATTGTGTCGTATCAAAACTATCACGGTCAGGAAATTAATCTAGAAATTGAAGAAGA of the Lysinibacillus fusiformis genome contains:
- a CDS encoding YgzB family protein, which encodes MKPYKSKINKIRSFALALIFIGFVVMYGAIFFKNNPVLVLIFMTLGLLCIIGSTVVYAWIGLLSTRAVQVQCPNCNKYTKVLGRVDMCMYCNEPLTLDPTLEGKEFDQSYNNKTKKS
- the perR gene encoding peroxide-responsive transcriptional repressor PerR, whose amino-acid sequence is MSATHLQDALDTLKTTGVRITPQRHAILEYLIQSMAHPTADEIYKALEGKFPNMSVATVYNNLRVFREVGLVKELTYGDASSRFDFVTNDHYHMICECCGKIVDFHYPGLDEIEHFASQVTGFDVHSHRLEIYGTCPSCKVVSAKVQ
- a CDS encoding D-2-hydroxyacid dehydrogenase, whose product is MRIYFTFEPRLELREPLVEEFPQVDFVFESSLSTEELQKADVLVTYGEDLNEDILQYATKLKWIFVASAGVEKMPAQAIADREILVSNVRGIHKTPMAESMLAHILAIKRALPWMYEQQKKSEWSKKGKQTELRDSTALILGPGAIGSEVGRLLQAFGVATIGCNRSGKEAPYMDVMVSFDKLLEALPKADIVISVLPKTTETTHLWNEEHFKVMKNNAIFMNFGRGNLVDEKVLIQAIKADEIGYAVLDVFEQEPLAANSPLWTLPNVIVSPHISSHSSRYVERSLNIFKPSLIKWLNGDIDLENIMDLSRGY
- the bcp gene encoding thioredoxin-dependent thiol peroxidase encodes the protein MSLIEGKKAPDFSLINEKGEKVHLTDFKGQNVILYFYPKDMTPGCTTQACDFRDKYDDFSQLNAIVLGVSPDDIKKHTKFIDKHGLPFSLLVDEDHAVAEAYGVWVLKKMYGREFMGIERSTFLIDSEGNLMKVWRKVRVKNHIEEVYTFLAQQEATK
- a CDS encoding glutamate-1-semialdehyde 2,1-aminomutase; its protein translation is MNHSKSEAIHAEALQHIVGGVNSPSRSYKAVGGGSPISMARGKGAYFWDIDGNRYIDYLAAYGPIVTGHGHPHIAKAISHAAENGTLFGTPTEYEVTFAKMLKEAIPSMDKVRFNNSGTEAVMTTIRVARAYTGRTKIMKFAGCYHGHFDLVLVAAGSGPATLGTPDSAGVTTATAEEVITVPFNNPAAFTDAMDKWGDQIAGILIEPIVGNFGIVEPNPGFLELVHATAQAKGALTIYDEVITAFRFHYGGAQNLLGLTPDLTALGKVIGGGLPIGAYGGRKEIMDTVAPLGPAYQAGTMAGNPASMQAGIACLEVLATPGIYDEMDRLGAILEEGIVAAASKHDVTITVNRLKGALTIYFTDVKVENYDQAENSDGEIFGRFFKLMLEQGINLAPSKYEAWFLTTEHTEADILETIKAVDYAFSQL
- a CDS encoding FUSC family protein encodes the protein MKLGARVFKTGVAIVFALFIAELLHLPSPVFAGIAAIFAIQPSIYRSYQTIVEQVQANIIGATIAVIFGLLFGHHIVAIGIAVVITIGFMLKFKLEKSLSLALVTVVAIMEIQGDDFITFGLIRFSTILVGVLAAFVVNLFFLPPKYEVKLFRKIYFLQDDIIRWTRLAVRQASEHTSTKAAISKFKDRMLRVDTLYDFYKEERNYIKNKKFVKVRKLVVYRQMITTSKKSLELLHRLHKHENEIAHLPTQFHLMIQERLDFLLTYHEQLLLKYTGKLKPEHSEWSKHIDYVQRNELMEIFIKQVSYAREEGDTEFSSYHLLYILSRILDYEENLEHLDTLIVSYQNYHGQEINLEIEEEFI